A genomic region of Lachnoclostridium edouardi contains the following coding sequences:
- a CDS encoding aminopeptidase P family protein — protein sequence MVNKRIEKLREKMREAGVSAYLVPTSDFHQSEYVGPYFKCREYITGFTGSAGTAVITMDEACLWTDGRYFVQAERQLAGSNIILMKMGEEGVPTIEEYLKQHLNKNSCLGYDGKVVDRQLGEKLRNCLADQKVSISSNRDLVGEIWGDRPLLLGEPFWILGEDYTGESALSKIRRLREKMKEENATVHMITVLDDIVWLLNIRGTDIPCNPVVLSFLAITENKVILFIREVSLNKENREYLEKINVQVRDYNEIYQFAAELKNETVLMEKAKVNDCLWESLDHTNKIIDKMNPVSLMKAVKNQTEMEHIRRVHIKDGTAVTKFIYWLKKNIGKIPMDEISVSQYLEKLRRQQEGYMGDSFSTISAYGSNAAMCHYRATEETNKVLEPRGFYLVDSGGQYMGGTTDITRTVAMGPLTEEEKTHFTLVAISMLRMGHTKFLAGCSGVNLDLAAREVFWKRGLNFNHGTGHGVGYMLNVHERPNAFRWKEMSGTAWEFQEGMLTSDEPGYYVEGSHGIRTENLVLCRKGEKNAYGQFMEFEFVTFAPIDLDALDLSLMSREEIAWLNDYHKQVYEKISPYLDEEEKEWLRESTREVNV from the coding sequence ATGGTAAATAAACGGATTGAAAAGCTGCGAGAAAAAATGAGGGAAGCAGGAGTAAGCGCTTATTTAGTTCCCACATCAGATTTTCACCAGTCAGAATATGTAGGTCCTTATTTTAAGTGCAGAGAATATATTACGGGGTTTACTGGTTCAGCAGGTACTGCGGTTATTACAATGGATGAGGCCTGTCTGTGGACAGACGGAAGATATTTTGTTCAGGCTGAAAGACAGCTGGCAGGCAGTAACATTATTTTAATGAAAATGGGAGAAGAAGGCGTTCCCACAATAGAGGAGTATTTAAAACAACATTTAAACAAAAATAGTTGTCTGGGCTATGACGGAAAAGTAGTAGACAGGCAGTTGGGAGAAAAGCTGAGAAATTGCCTGGCAGACCAAAAGGTAAGCATCAGCAGCAACAGAGATTTGGTTGGAGAAATATGGGGGGATCGTCCTCTGCTTTTGGGAGAGCCATTTTGGATTCTGGGAGAAGACTATACAGGAGAATCGGCTTTGAGTAAGATTCGAAGACTGCGGGAGAAAATGAAGGAAGAAAACGCCACAGTTCACATGATTACTGTGTTAGACGATATTGTGTGGCTTTTAAATATACGAGGCACAGATATTCCGTGTAATCCTGTAGTTCTCAGCTTTCTGGCTATCACTGAAAATAAGGTTATTTTATTTATCAGGGAGGTTTCATTAAATAAAGAAAACAGAGAGTATTTAGAAAAAATAAATGTGCAAGTCAGGGATTATAATGAAATTTATCAGTTTGCCGCGGAACTTAAAAATGAAACAGTTCTGATGGAAAAGGCTAAGGTCAATGACTGTCTGTGGGAAAGCCTGGATCACACAAATAAAATTATAGATAAAATGAATCCTGTTTCTTTGATGAAGGCAGTAAAAAACCAAACAGAAATGGAGCATATCCGCCGTGTTCATATTAAGGACGGCACTGCAGTGACAAAGTTTATTTATTGGCTGAAGAAAAATATAGGGAAAATTCCTATGGACGAAATCAGCGTTTCTCAATATCTGGAAAAATTAAGAAGGCAGCAGGAAGGCTATATGGGAGACAGCTTTTCCACGATTTCAGCCTATGGCTCCAACGCCGCCATGTGTCATTACAGAGCTACAGAGGAAACAAATAAGGTTTTAGAGCCAAGAGGATTTTATTTAGTAGATTCCGGCGGACAGTACATGGGAGGCACAACAGATATTACAAGAACAGTGGCTATGGGGCCTTTAACAGAGGAAGAAAAAACCCACTTTACTTTAGTGGCAATCAGTATGCTGCGGATGGGCCACACCAAATTTTTGGCCGGCTGCAGCGGAGTCAATTTAGATTTGGCGGCCAGAGAGGTATTTTGGAAAAGAGGTCTGAATTTTAATCACGGCACCGGACATGGAGTCGGCTATATGTTAAACGTCCATGAGCGCCCCAATGCATTCCGCTGGAAAGAAATGTCAGGGACTGCCTGGGAATTTCAGGAAGGTATGCTGACTTCCGACGAGCCTGGCTATTATGTAGAGGGAAGCCACGGCATCCGCACAGAGAACCTGGTTCTCTGCCGAAAAGGCGAAAAAAATGCCTACGGCCAATTTATGGAATTTGAATTTGTAACCTTTGCCCCTATTGATTTGGACGCGCTGGATTTATCTTTAATGAGCCGGGAGGAAATTGCCTGGCTGAACGATTATCATAAACAGGTGTATGAAAAGATTTCTCCTTATTTAGATGAAGAAGAAAAAGAATGGCTGAGGGAAAGCACCAGAGAAGTAAACGTATAA
- a CDS encoding prolyl-tRNA synthetase associated domain-containing protein, with the protein MEDLFFIDETLYTGRPADLTGRLSKEVRTYDLLDDLHISYERLDHSPTASIEACHDIDKRLGIEICKNLFLCNAQKTSFYLLMMPGRKKFRTAFLSKQIQSARLSFAGPEYMEKYLDITPGSVSVLGLMNDKDLNVRLLIDKDILSQPYIGCHPCVNTSSLKLRTSDLTDIILPAINHPYTQVESEAE; encoded by the coding sequence ATGGAAGACTTATTTTTCATAGATGAAACGCTTTATACTGGCCGCCCTGCCGATTTGACAGGCAGGCTTTCCAAAGAGGTCAGAACTTACGATCTGCTGGATGACCTGCATATTTCTTATGAAAGGCTGGACCATTCTCCCACTGCTTCTATAGAAGCGTGCCACGATATTGACAAGCGGTTGGGAATTGAAATATGTAAAAATTTATTTCTCTGCAACGCGCAGAAAACCAGCTTTTATCTGCTTATGATGCCAGGCCGCAAGAAGTTCAGAACTGCTTTTTTGTCTAAGCAGATTCAGTCTGCCAGACTTTCCTTTGCCGGACCGGAATACATGGAAAAGTATTTAGATATTACTCCCGGCTCAGTAAGCGTTCTAGGACTGATGAACGATAAGGATTTAAATGTACGCTTATTAATTGATAAGGATATTTTATCACAGCCCTACATTGGCTGTCACCCTTGTGTAAATACATCCAGCTTAAAACTGCGCACCTCTGACCTGACAGACATAATTTTGCCTGCAATTAACCATCCATATACTCAAGTAGAGAGTGAGGCGGAATAG
- the rlmD gene encoding 23S rRNA (uracil(1939)-C(5))-methyltransferase RlmD, translating into MKKEKDTSFKARNTTSNRARNTAKSTVRNTVKNTEKSAAKNTGRKILCPVSGKCGGCQHLDIPYEKQLEMKQKQLDELLKGICKVKLIIGMENPFYYRNKVHAVFTHDRKGNPISGIYQEGSHKVVPVETCLIEDQKADEIIATIRGMLKSFKIRTYDEDTQYGLLRHVLVKRGFATGEIMVVLVTASPVFPSKNNFVKALRQKHPEITTIIQNVNGRGTSMVLGDQEHVLYGKGYIEDILCGCRFRISSKSFYQINPVQTEALYNKAMDLAGLTGKETVVDAYCGIGTIGIIASKHAGKVIGVELNPDAVKDAVNNGKCNKADNIRFYCNDAGKFMVQMAEQGEKADVVFMDPPRSGSTQVFIDSVVKMGPKKVVYISCGPDTLARDLQYFKKKGYKAEEAWGVDLFPWTGHCEVCVKLERIRK; encoded by the coding sequence ATGAAAAAAGAAAAAGATACATCATTTAAAGCAAGAAATACCACAAGTAATAGGGCAAGAAATACAGCAAAAAGCACAGTGAGAAATACAGTAAAAAATACAGAGAAAAGTGCAGCGAAAAATACAGGCAGAAAAATATTATGTCCTGTTTCAGGAAAATGCGGAGGATGTCAGCATTTAGATATACCATATGAAAAACAGCTGGAAATGAAGCAAAAGCAGCTAGATGAGCTGTTAAAGGGAATCTGTAAGGTAAAGCTCATTATTGGCATGGAAAATCCTTTTTATTACAGGAACAAAGTACATGCAGTATTTACCCATGACCGGAAAGGGAATCCAATTTCCGGGATATATCAGGAGGGAAGCCACAAGGTAGTGCCTGTAGAAACTTGTCTGATAGAAGACCAGAAGGCGGATGAAATCATCGCTACTATACGAGGTATGCTGAAATCATTTAAAATCAGAACATACGACGAGGACACCCAATATGGCCTTCTGCGGCACGTGCTGGTAAAAAGGGGATTTGCCACAGGGGAAATTATGGTGGTGCTTGTGACTGCTTCCCCGGTATTTCCGTCTAAGAATAATTTTGTGAAGGCGCTGCGGCAAAAGCATCCTGAAATCACAACAATTATTCAGAATGTAAACGGCAGGGGAACTAGTATGGTGTTAGGAGATCAGGAGCACGTACTTTATGGCAAGGGCTATATTGAGGACATTTTATGCGGCTGCAGATTCCGCATTTCTTCTAAATCTTTTTACCAGATTAATCCTGTACAGACAGAGGCGCTTTATAATAAGGCTATGGATTTGGCCGGCCTGACAGGTAAGGAGACAGTGGTGGACGCTTACTGCGGAATCGGAACTATTGGAATTATTGCCAGCAAACATGCGGGAAAAGTAATTGGGGTGGAGTTAAACCCTGACGCTGTAAAAGACGCTGTCAACAACGGAAAATGTAACAAGGCAGACAATATTAGATTTTACTGCAACGACGCCGGCAAGTTTATGGTTCAAATGGCAGAACAGGGAGAAAAGGCAGACGTAGTTTTTATGGACCCGCCCCGGAGCGGCAGCACCCAGGTATTTATAGATTCTGTGGTGAAAATGGGCCCTAAAAAGGTAGTGTACATTTCCTGCGGCCCAGACACCCTGGCCAGGGATTTGCAGTATTTTAAGAAAAAAGGATATAAGGCGGAGGAGGCCTGGGGCGTGGATTTGTTTCCGTGGACAGGGCATTGCGAGGTTTGTGTGAAATTAGAAAGAATCAGAAAATAA
- a CDS encoding ParB/RepB/Spo0J family partition protein, whose amino-acid sequence MADEKLNTGPGEEKLPEAPAPVTADGLQAPAPEQAAAPTPQQEGPAQPEPGDVVVSFDKINELMNEKRQTARAEVEKEEAAKEPEEKTQEEPPAAGDDEPKKARRGRPPKEEKAEPAGKEAAKPRKGRPPKADKAAPGEATPTKRDKLSRSGKKAAEVKAAPEPEKAPPENAAPAPEQAPPEPAAPPRPVEEGKLVYLKLSEMHPFHTFRPHPFKVRDDAKMQETVASIKANGVMVPGLARPEKDGNGYEIVAGHRRHHGCELAGLEEMPFIVREMTDHEAVQAMKDSNKQRDQTLPSELAALLELEVEDIKHQGGRLKNVAEGDIGKRSVEIVGEAHDMNYKKVMRYLRLNSLVPELLDKVDDKKMGFMPAVEISYIRPKNQRLIAVSIDGEQASPSLAQAKKLRELDKDGKLNGDVIDGILSEKKKEDRGVIISTAELEKYFGKEATPAKMKEQIMTLLDEWKEKQPPELAKAPKKMEQDK is encoded by the coding sequence ATGGCAGATGAAAAATTGAACACAGGCCCCGGTGAGGAGAAACTCCCGGAGGCTCCCGCGCCTGTTACGGCTGACGGGCTCCAGGCTCCGGCTCCCGAACAGGCCGCCGCTCCCACACCCCAGCAGGAGGGGCCTGCCCAGCCCGAGCCCGGTGATGTGGTGGTGTCCTTTGACAAAATCAATGAGCTGATGAATGAAAAGCGGCAGACAGCCCGGGCCGAGGTAGAAAAAGAGGAGGCGGCAAAAGAGCCGGAGGAGAAAACGCAGGAGGAACCTCCCGCCGCTGGGGATGATGAACCGAAAAAGGCCCGTCGGGGCCGTCCCCCAAAAGAGGAAAAAGCGGAGCCTGCTGGCAAGGAGGCGGCGAAGCCCCGCAAGGGCCGCCCACCCAAGGCGGATAAGGCGGCCCCCGGCGAGGCCACGCCGACTAAGCGAGACAAATTGTCCCGAAGTGGAAAAAAGGCTGCGGAGGTTAAAGCTGCCCCCGAACCCGAAAAGGCCCCACCCGAAAATGCGGCTCCGGCCCCGGAACAGGCTCCGCCTGAGCCAGCCGCTCCACCCCGTCCTGTGGAGGAAGGAAAGCTGGTCTATCTGAAACTTTCCGAAATGCATCCGTTCCACACATTCCGTCCCCACCCGTTTAAGGTGCGGGACGATGCCAAAATGCAGGAAACGGTAGCGTCCATCAAGGCAAACGGCGTAATGGTTCCCGGCCTTGCCCGCCCGGAAAAAGACGGAAACGGTTATGAGATCGTGGCAGGCCATCGCCGCCATCATGGTTGTGAGCTGGCCGGGCTGGAGGAAATGCCCTTTATCGTCCGGGAAATGACCGACCACGAGGCGGTACAGGCCATGAAGGACAGCAACAAGCAGAGGGATCAGACGCTCCCCAGCGAACTGGCCGCCCTGTTGGAGCTGGAAGTGGAGGACATCAAGCACCAGGGCGGGCGGCTGAAAAATGTGGCCGAGGGCGATATTGGAAAGCGCTCCGTTGAGATCGTGGGTGAGGCGCACGACATGAACTATAAAAAGGTCATGCGTTATCTGCGGCTGAACTCCCTTGTGCCGGAACTGCTGGACAAGGTGGACGATAAAAAAATGGGCTTTATGCCCGCTGTGGAGATTTCCTATATCCGCCCCAAAAACCAGCGGCTGATCGCTGTTTCCATTGACGGAGAACAGGCATCCCCCTCTCTGGCCCAGGCGAAAAAGCTCCGGGAACTGGACAAGGACGGGAAACTCAATGGTGATGTCATTGATGGCATCTTATCAGAAAAGAAAAAGGAGGATCGAGGTGTGATTATTTCTACCGCTGAACTGGAAAAGTATTTTGGCAAGGAGGCCACTCCCGCCAAAATGAAGGAGCAGATCATGACTTTGCTGGACGAGTGGAAAGAGAAACAGCCGCCCGAACTGGCGAAGGCTCCGAAAAAGATGGAGCAGGACAAGTAA
- a CDS encoding DUF7768 domain-containing protein encodes MKRPLAYITAAWLSGDSENAEQAARYCRAVYEAGFSPICPPLYLPLFLNDAVPEEHKSGIDMGRDLLRRSHVLVVCGHTMTEAMKNDIAVAQRLGITATTLEGILTVKGQGKR; translated from the coding sequence ATGAAGCGTCCCCTTGCATACATTACCGCCGCATGGTTGAGCGGCGACAGTGAAAACGCAGAACAGGCCGCCCGCTACTGCCGGGCGGTTTATGAGGCAGGCTTTTCCCCGATCTGCCCGCCCCTTTATCTGCCCCTGTTTCTCAATGACGCAGTACCCGAGGAGCATAAAAGCGGCATCGACATGGGCCGTGACCTCTTGCGCCGCTCCCATGTGCTGGTGGTCTGCGGCCACACCATGACCGAGGCCATGAAAAATGATATTGCCGTGGCCCAGCGGCTGGGAATTACCGCCACCACCCTTGAGGGCATCCTGACCGTCAAGGGACAGGGCAAACGCTGA
- a CDS encoding antirestriction protein ArdA — protein MESVFEAFISNPALYSAGHLVGETLHFPTNTEEVQSLLKRIGVDGVRCQEYFIISFDSDILGLYDYLGEYENIDELNHLAHLLKELSPSERETLEAVMDSGQHCGSVQDLINLTQNLDCYDFHPGVDNEEMLGRLYVEDMESLEVPDNIKPYFDFEAYGRDISINENGHFAPGGYVTKVSNDFREVYHGPQDIPAEHRVFAYPQLSIREQMAAYQEIIDGSSKEGFRRLAEKHHEER, from the coding sequence ATGGAGTCTGTTTTTGAGGCTTTCATTTCAAATCCTGCCCTTTACAGTGCGGGGCATCTGGTGGGGGAAACGCTGCATTTCCCCACCAACACGGAGGAGGTGCAGTCCCTCTTAAAGCGGATCGGCGTGGACGGGGTGCGCTGCCAGGAATACTTTATTATCTCCTTTGACAGCGATATTCTCGGCCTTTATGACTATCTGGGCGAGTATGAAAACATTGACGAGCTCAACCACCTGGCCCATCTGCTGAAGGAGCTCTCCCCATCAGAACGGGAAACGCTGGAGGCGGTTATGGACAGCGGCCAGCATTGTGGCTCGGTGCAGGACTTGATCAACCTTACGCAAAATCTGGACTGCTACGACTTTCATCCCGGTGTGGACAATGAGGAAATGCTGGGCCGCCTTTATGTGGAGGATATGGAAAGTCTCGAAGTGCCGGACAATATAAAACCCTACTTTGACTTTGAAGCATACGGGCGGGACATTTCCATCAACGAAAACGGACACTTTGCACCGGGCGGCTATGTGACGAAGGTAAGTAACGATTTCCGGGAGGTCTACCACGGCCCCCAGGACATCCCCGCTGAACACAGGGTTTTTGCTTACCCCCAGCTTTCGATCCGGGAGCAGATGGCCGCTTATCAAGAGATTATTGACGGTTCCTCAAAGGAGGGGTTCCGGCGGCTGGCTGAAAAGCACCACGAGGAACGGTAA
- a CDS encoding PcfB family protein encodes MLRAAGRQIAKRHKKAQRPHGRQSVKKLMAHGENVNSIEVEAPKLFDRMARRFNVDYAFYKTGPDKYLLFFKAGQADAITACFESYSRKLLGKSKSSRIPIREQLKQAAEQLAQEKPKAQERAKEVVREER; translated from the coding sequence GTGCTCCGGGCGGCGGGCCGCCAGATCGCCAAACGGCATAAGAAAGCCCAAAGGCCCCACGGCAGGCAGAGCGTGAAAAAGCTCATGGCTCACGGCGAAAATGTAAACAGCATCGAGGTGGAGGCCCCGAAGCTCTTTGACCGTATGGCCCGCCGCTTCAATGTGGACTATGCCTTTTACAAAACCGGGCCGGACAAATACCTGCTGTTTTTCAAGGCGGGACAGGCAGACGCTATCACCGCCTGTTTTGAAAGCTATTCCCGGAAACTGCTTGGGAAGTCAAAATCCAGCCGCATCCCGATTAGGGAACAGCTCAAACAAGCGGCGGAACAGCTCGCCCAAGAAAAGCCCAAAGCACAGGAACGGGCAAAGGAGGTGGTTCGTGAAGAACGATAA
- a CDS encoding type IV secretory system conjugative DNA transfer family protein, producing MKNDKIKKYLIPNIPYLFILWACLKLGTAYRLAAGADFAHKLLGLGQTIGPAFADFAPGLNPFDWLIGIVGAAGFRLLIYMKSRNAKKFRRDEEYGSARWGCPKDIAPFVDPKFENNIILTGTEFLTMNTRPKNPANARNLNACVIGSSGSGKTRFWLTPQILQASADKNGGCSYVCVDPKGGVLGQVGHFLQKRGYRIKVFNSIDFTKSMHYNPLAYIRNEADILKFVDALISNTKGEGKEGDPFWTSATRSLTVKSQRTSNKIPLFG from the coding sequence GTGAAGAACGATAAAATCAAGAAATACCTCATTCCCAACATTCCCTACCTGTTCATTCTGTGGGCCTGTCTGAAATTGGGGACGGCCTACCGACTGGCGGCGGGTGCGGATTTTGCTCACAAGCTCCTTGGGCTGGGCCAGACCATCGGCCCGGCCTTTGCCGACTTTGCCCCGGGGCTCAACCCCTTTGACTGGCTCATCGGTATTGTGGGGGCGGCGGGCTTCCGCCTGCTGATCTATATGAAAAGCAGGAACGCAAAGAAATTCCGACGGGATGAGGAGTACGGATCAGCCCGTTGGGGCTGTCCGAAAGATATAGCCCCTTTCGTAGATCCAAAGTTTGAAAACAACATCATTCTGACCGGGACGGAGTTCCTTACCATGAATACCCGTCCGAAAAATCCCGCCAACGCCCGCAACCTCAATGCCTGTGTGATCGGTTCGTCCGGCTCCGGCAAAACCCGGTTCTGGCTTACCCCGCAGATTTTGCAGGCCAGCGCAGACAAAAACGGCGGATGCAGCTATGTGTGTGTCGATCCCAAAGGAGGCGTTCTCGGGCAGGTGGGCCACTTCCTGCAAAAGCGTGGGTATCGGATCAAGGTGTTCAATTCCATTGATTTCACAAAATCCATGCACTATAACCCGCTGGCATACATCCGCAACGAGGCCGACATTCTTAAATTTGTGGACGCTCTCATTTCTAACACCAAAGGCGAGGGCAAGGAAGGCGATCCGTTCTGGACAAGTGCGACTCGTTCGCTGACGGTAAAAAGTCAGCGGACAAGCAACAAAATACCGTTGTTTGGATAA
- the ltrA gene encoding group II intron reverse transcriptase/maturase — protein sequence MPKERKKVLCMDAQRHAEYYGMQQTFDELYAKSKAREVFNGLMELVLSPDNIMLAYRNIKTNTGSYTAGTDKQNIGDIGRLPPAEVIGKVRKIVTGSKHGYRPKPVRRKDIPKPNGKTRPLGIPCIWDRLVQQCIKQILEPICEAKFSNNSYGFRPNRSVEHAISRTYSLLQRAHLHYVLEFDIKGFFDNVNHSKLIKQLWTLGIQDKQLLFVLKRILKAPIRMPDGSTVYPTKGTPQGGIISPLLANVVLNELDHWVDSQWVEHPVANRYGTHRIIRTSEVFDKSKGYQKMRETNLKEMFIVRYADDFRIFCRNREDAGKTMEAVTKWITERLKLEVSPEKTRIVNVRKRYSEFLGFKIMVYRKGEKYVVKSHICDKKLQLEESKLVEQAKRIAKPAHGRTQPDEIGLFDEMVLGIQNYYRIATCISLDCRKIHRRVMTVLTNRLNTESGCQLVREGGAMTDSEKEHYGASQMVRYVSGINRPIYPIAFIKYKTAIGISAAVCCFSPAGRKKIHDNLEMDTTLFAYLREHPTEGHSMEYADCRLSLLSAQKGKCSVSGELFLNPDNIVCHMKVPKEQGGQERYSNLVLLHRQYLPLLTDQDAAALKSMCKQLTVTRKQLTKINSLRTAAKLVAI from the coding sequence ATGCCAAAAGAAAGGAAAAAAGTCCTGTGTATGGACGCCCAGCGGCACGCCGAGTATTACGGTATGCAGCAGACATTTGACGAACTGTATGCCAAAAGCAAAGCCAGAGAAGTATTCAACGGCCTGATGGAACTGGTACTAAGCCCGGACAACATCATGCTGGCATACAGGAATATCAAAACCAACACAGGCAGCTACACAGCAGGAACAGATAAGCAGAATATCGGTGACATTGGACGGCTTCCACCGGCTGAGGTCATCGGTAAGGTCAGAAAAATTGTCACAGGCAGCAAACACGGCTACCGTCCCAAACCAGTGCGCCGGAAGGACATCCCAAAGCCAAACGGAAAAACCAGGCCGCTAGGTATTCCCTGCATCTGGGACAGATTGGTGCAACAGTGCATCAAACAAATCCTGGAACCCATCTGTGAAGCTAAGTTCAGCAACAACAGCTATGGGTTCCGCCCAAATCGGTCAGTGGAGCACGCAATTTCCCGTACTTACTCCCTGCTGCAACGGGCGCATTTACACTATGTTTTGGAATTTGACATCAAAGGATTCTTTGACAATGTGAACCACAGCAAACTCATCAAGCAACTCTGGACGCTGGGCATCCAGGATAAACAGCTTCTGTTTGTCCTCAAGCGTATCCTGAAGGCTCCTATCCGTATGCCGGACGGCAGCACCGTCTACCCGACAAAGGGAACGCCCCAGGGTGGGATTATCTCCCCGCTGCTGGCAAACGTGGTGCTGAACGAACTTGACCACTGGGTGGATAGCCAATGGGTAGAACATCCCGTAGCAAACCGTTACGGCACGCATCGAATCATCCGTACTTCGGAGGTCTTTGACAAAAGTAAAGGCTACCAGAAAATGCGGGAGACAAACCTCAAGGAAATGTTCATCGTGCGCTATGCGGATGACTTCCGTATCTTCTGCCGAAATCGTGAGGACGCGGGGAAAACCATGGAGGCTGTTACAAAGTGGATTACCGAGCGACTGAAACTGGAAGTCTCTCCCGAGAAAACACGCATTGTCAACGTCCGTAAGCGATATTCTGAGTTCCTTGGTTTCAAAATCATGGTGTACCGCAAGGGTGAAAAGTATGTCGTGAAGTCCCATATCTGTGACAAAAAGCTACAGTTGGAAGAAAGCAAGCTGGTGGAACAGGCAAAGCGCATCGCAAAACCAGCCCATGGGCGAACACAACCGGACGAAATCGGCCTGTTTGACGAAATGGTGCTGGGTATCCAAAACTACTACAGGATTGCTACCTGTATCAGTCTGGACTGCCGAAAAATCCACCGCAGAGTCATGACAGTGCTGACCAACCGTTTGAACACGGAATCCGGCTGCCAGCTCGTCCGGGAGGGCGGTGCCATGACGGACAGCGAAAAGGAGCACTACGGTGCTTCCCAAATGGTGCGGTATGTGTCCGGTATCAACCGGCCAATCTACCCCATTGCGTTCATCAAGTATAAAACCGCAATCGGAATCAGCGCCGCCGTCTGCTGCTTTTCTCCGGCGGGGCGGAAAAAGATACACGATAATCTGGAGATGGATACAACCCTGTTTGCATATCTGCGGGAACATCCGACGGAGGGCCACAGCATGGAATATGCCGATTGCAGGCTCTCCCTGCTGTCAGCTCAAAAAGGCAAGTGTTCCGTCAGTGGCGAGTTGTTTCTGAATCCGGACAACATCGTGTGTCACATGAAAGTTCCAAAGGAGCAAGGCGGCCAGGAGCGATACAGCAATCTGGTGCTGCTCCACAGGCAGTATCTGCCCCTGCTGACCGACCAAGACGCTGCCGCTCTCAAGAGCATGTGCAAGCAACTGACTGTAACAAGAAAACAACTGACCAAAATCAACAGCCTGCGTACTGCTGCAAAACTGGTAGCAATCTAA
- a CDS encoding Maff2 family protein gives MQFFTSAIDTLQTLVVALGAGLGVWGVVNLLEGYGSDNPGSKSQGIKQLMAGGGIILLGTTLIPLLSGLF, from the coding sequence ATGCAGTTTTTCACTTCCGCTATTGATACTTTGCAGACTCTTGTTGTAGCCCTCGGCGCTGGACTTGGCGTGTGGGGCGTTGTCAATCTGCTGGAGGGCTACGGATCGGACAACCCAGGTTCCAAAAGCCAGGGGATCAAGCAGTTAATGGCTGGCGGCGGCATCATCCTTTTGGGAACCACGCTGATCCCCCTGCTGTCCGGCTTGTTCTAA
- a CDS encoding VirB6/TrbL-like conjugal transfer protein, CD1112 family — translation MDFLTDWLTNWLKELLIGGIMGNLEGLFDTVNAKVGEIAVQVGTTPAAWNAGVFSLIRQLSETVILPIAGLVLTFVATYELIQMLLEKNNMHEFDVANIYKWVFKTACAILILSNTFDIVMAVFDVSQSVIADAAGLIQGSTDITPDMLAELETTLEGMDLGPLLGLWLQSSVIGLTMQIMGIIIFVLVYGRMIEIYLMTSLASLPVATLSNRELGGTGQNYLKSLFAVGFQGMLILVCVAIYAVLIQGIATGGDPIGAIWGTVGYTVLLCFMLFKTGGIAQRIFGAH, via the coding sequence ATGGATTTTCTCACCGACTGGCTCACGAACTGGCTGAAGGAGCTGTTAATTGGCGGTATTATGGGGAACCTTGAGGGGCTCTTTGATACCGTCAACGCCAAAGTCGGAGAGATTGCGGTACAGGTAGGGACTACCCCGGCGGCATGGAACGCCGGGGTTTTCTCCCTCATCCGCCAGCTTTCCGAAACGGTGATTTTACCCATCGCCGGATTGGTGCTGACCTTTGTTGCCACCTATGAGCTGATACAGATGCTTTTGGAAAAGAACAATATGCACGAGTTTGATGTGGCGAATATCTACAAATGGGTATTCAAAACCGCTTGTGCCATCCTCATTCTTTCCAACACCTTTGATATTGTCATGGCGGTGTTTGATGTGTCGCAGAGCGTGATTGCGGATGCGGCGGGGCTCATTCAGGGCTCCACCGACATTACGCCGGATATGCTGGCGGAGCTGGAAACCACGCTGGAGGGCATGGACTTGGGGCCGCTCCTTGGCCTGTGGCTCCAGTCCTCTGTAATTGGGCTGACCATGCAGATCATGGGGATTATCATTTTCGTTCTGGTGTACGGAAGAATGATTGAAATATATTTAATGACCAGTCTGGCCTCTCTCCCCGTTGCCACGCTTTCCAACCGGGAGCTGGGCGGTACAGGGCAGAACTACCTAAAATCCCTGTTCGCCGTGGGCTTTCAAGGGATGCTCATACTGGTCTGTGTTGCGATCTATGCGGTGCTCATCCAGGGCATCGCCACAGGCGGCGATCCGATTGGAGCGATATGGGGAACCGTGGGCTATACGGTTCTTCTGTGCTTCATGCTGTTTAAGACAGGCGGCATCGCCCAGCGCATCTTCGGGGCGCATTAA